In a genomic window of Streptomyces koelreuteriae:
- a CDS encoding type IV secretory system conjugative DNA transfer family protein — protein MRPDDRRTQRDSQGGIPDGLLIGILAFLLGMTLLVWTATGLAALFAHGSWPSGVTFTRTPLAMRALVAQPHDIPAAWPDTPPGELSGYGLFWGLFIGQLMILVVLTVFVMGTLARWRAVRARRREESATAAGRGPADAAYEAHTPPRHETRGAAHEPTSPTVRHEAPGAVRKDFPTAAQGQASAAVQHEFPTGAPGQTSAWVQHEFPAAAQHETPAAAHERTSPAVQHEFPAAAQGHAPPTAQHEFPTPAQDHGPASTPHEVPTPRRSPSDPTGPTSPLAPTADPPTTPATPASLFAQERVGRWEKILVAPRESRQTTATQAIRDAAGPALVVTSNPTLWQNTKDARAKLGPTHLYDPTHLCDTPSRLHWSPTTGCEDKATATRRATALLTPVRPTSKLDQALSDTAEILLRSYLHAAAIDGRTIRHVHRWSQGTQIQDAVRILRTNPKAAPGAAGELEGTLTAHPERRDMAQQLTTRALAALSTVNIREACTPNRSDALALDSFVHEGGTLYVVGESIEDPRTQPGAMPLLTALVSSVVERGRHMAERSSSGRLDPPMTLVLDDVAAVAPLPQLPELLATGADRGMPTLALLRSREQARARWPHDELPV, from the coding sequence GTGAGACCGGACGACCGCCGCACCCAGCGGGACAGCCAGGGAGGCATCCCCGACGGCCTGCTGATCGGCATACTCGCGTTCCTCCTCGGCATGACCCTGCTGGTGTGGACGGCCACCGGCCTCGCCGCCCTGTTCGCCCACGGCTCCTGGCCGTCCGGCGTCACCTTCACCCGCACGCCCCTCGCCATGCGCGCCCTCGTCGCCCAGCCCCACGACATCCCCGCCGCCTGGCCGGACACACCCCCCGGCGAACTCTCGGGCTACGGCCTGTTCTGGGGCTTGTTCATCGGCCAGCTGATGATCCTGGTCGTCCTGACGGTCTTCGTGATGGGCACGCTGGCCCGCTGGAGAGCGGTCCGGGCGAGACGCCGGGAGGAGAGCGCGACGGCTGCGGGACGAGGTCCGGCGGACGCGGCGTACGAGGCACACACACCACCGCGGCACGAGACCCGGGGAGCGGCCCACGAGCCCACATCTCCGACGGTGCGGCACGAGGCGCCGGGAGCGGTGCGGAAGGATTTCCCGACTGCGGCGCAGGGGCAGGCATCCGCGGCGGTGCAGCACGAGTTCCCGACAGGGGCGCCGGGCCAGACATCCGCGTGGGTGCAGCACGAGTTCCCGGCAGCCGCGCAGCACGAGACCCCGGCAGCGGCACACGAGCGGACCTCCCCAGCCGTGCAGCACGAGTTCCCGGCAGCCGCGCAGGGGCACGCACCCCCGACCGCGCAGCACGAGTTCCCGACACCGGCCCAGGACCACGGACCCGCCTCGACACCGCACGAGGTCCCGACCCCCCGCCGCTCGCCCTCAGACCCCACCGGCCCCACCAGCCCCCTGGCTCCGACGGCGGACCCTCCCACCACCCCCGCGACCCCGGCATCCCTGTTCGCCCAGGAACGGGTGGGCAGGTGGGAGAAAATCCTCGTAGCCCCAAGGGAATCCCGCCAGACCACCGCCACCCAGGCGATCCGCGACGCCGCAGGCCCAGCCCTGGTCGTCACATCGAACCCCACCCTCTGGCAGAACACCAAGGACGCCAGAGCCAAACTGGGCCCCACCCACCTCTACGACCCCACCCACCTCTGCGACACCCCGTCCCGCCTCCACTGGTCCCCCACCACCGGCTGCGAGGACAAGGCAACGGCAACCCGACGAGCCACCGCCCTCCTCACCCCCGTACGCCCCACCTCCAAACTCGACCAAGCCCTCAGCGACACAGCCGAGATACTCCTGCGGAGCTACCTGCACGCCGCAGCCATCGACGGCCGCACCATCCGCCACGTCCACCGCTGGTCCCAGGGCACGCAGATCCAGGACGCCGTACGCATCCTCCGTACGAATCCCAAGGCCGCCCCCGGCGCGGCAGGCGAACTCGAAGGCACTCTCACCGCGCACCCCGAACGCCGGGACATGGCCCAGCAGTTGACCACCCGAGCCCTCGCGGCCCTCTCCACGGTCAACATCCGCGAGGCCTGCACTCCCAACCGAAGTGATGCCCTCGCCTTGGATTCCTTCGTCCACGAAGGGGGCACGCTTTATGTGGTGGGGGAATCCATCGAGGACCCCAGGACCCAGCCGGGCGCGATGCCCCTCCTGACGGCCCTCGTCTCCAGCGTGGTCGAGCGCGGCCGGCACATGGCCGAACGGTCATCCTCCGGTCGCCTCGACCCACCAATGACGCTCGTCCTGGACGACGTCGCGGCCGTGGCTCCGCTTCCCCAGCTGCCGGAGCTCCTGGCCACCGGAGCGGACCGGGGCATGCCGACCCTGGCCCTGCTCCGGTCCCGCGAACAGGCCCGCGCCCGCTGGCCGCACGACGAGCTGCCCGTCTAG
- a CDS encoding ATP-binding cassette domain-containing protein, translating into MLTAHELTKRYGDRTVVTDLSFTVRPGTVTGFLGPNGAGKSTTMRMILGLDAPTRGHATVGQRSYAAHPAPLTEVGALLEARSVHPGRTAYHHLRALAHTHGIPRARVEQVLALTGLTDVAHRRVKGFSLGMGQRLGIAAALLGDPATVVLDEPVNGLDPEGVLWIRTLLKSLAAEGRTVFVSSHLMSEMALTAEHLVIIGRGRLLADTTVTDFVRDSGAGTTKVVTPEAATLAGLLTAPGVGITTDTPGTLQIRGTDAEHIGRTAAAHGIPLYELTPSTASLEEAFMDLTRDAVEYTATLEGAAA; encoded by the coding sequence ATGCTGACCGCACACGAACTGACCAAACGCTACGGCGACCGGACGGTCGTCACGGACCTGTCCTTCACCGTCCGCCCCGGCACCGTCACCGGCTTCCTCGGCCCGAACGGCGCCGGCAAGTCCACGACCATGCGGATGATCCTCGGCCTGGACGCCCCCACCCGCGGCCACGCCACCGTGGGCCAACGCTCCTACGCCGCCCATCCCGCGCCCCTCACCGAAGTCGGCGCCCTGCTGGAGGCCCGCTCGGTCCACCCCGGCCGCACCGCCTACCACCACCTGCGCGCCCTCGCCCACACCCACGGCATCCCCCGCGCACGCGTCGAACAGGTCCTCGCCCTCACCGGCCTCACGGACGTCGCCCACCGCCGCGTCAAGGGCTTCTCCCTCGGCATGGGCCAACGCCTCGGCATCGCCGCGGCCCTCCTGGGCGACCCGGCCACCGTCGTCCTCGACGAACCGGTCAACGGCCTCGACCCCGAGGGCGTCCTGTGGATCCGCACCCTCCTCAAGTCCCTCGCCGCCGAGGGCCGCACGGTGTTCGTCTCCTCCCACCTGATGAGCGAGATGGCCCTGACCGCCGAGCACCTGGTCATCATCGGCCGCGGCCGCCTCCTCGCCGACACCACGGTCACCGACTTCGTACGCGACTCCGGCGCGGGCACCACCAAGGTCGTCACCCCGGAGGCCGCCACCCTCGCCGGCCTCCTCACCGCCCCCGGCGTCGGCATCACCACCGACACCCCCGGCACCCTCCAGATCCGCGGCACGGACGCCGAACACATCGGCCGCACGGCAGCCGCCCACGGCATCCCGCTCTACGAACTCACCCCGAGCACCGCCTCCCTGGAGGAGGCCTTCATGGACCTCACCCGCGACGCGGTCGAGTACACGGCGACCCTGGAAGGAGCGGCAGCATGA
- a CDS encoding GNAT family N-acetyltransferase, whose product MSYVIRSVRADEWPAAKELRLAALRDPVAHLAFLETYEEAAAKPDSFWQERTAQGSEGADAVQQIIAEGPDGRWVGTLTVLVEEPGTTDWAGFEVQRKQGHIVAVFVRPEERGSGLTEVLFDAALEWSWAQGLERVRLIVHEDNGRAQRFYRRAGFVPSGVTVPLGDAGERELEFVLERE is encoded by the coding sequence ATGAGCTATGTGATCCGGTCCGTCCGTGCTGATGAGTGGCCCGCGGCGAAGGAGCTGCGGCTCGCGGCGCTGCGGGACCCGGTGGCGCACCTCGCCTTCCTGGAGACGTACGAGGAGGCCGCGGCCAAGCCGGACTCCTTCTGGCAGGAGCGGACCGCGCAGGGCTCCGAAGGGGCGGACGCGGTGCAGCAGATCATCGCCGAGGGGCCCGACGGGCGGTGGGTGGGGACGCTGACCGTGCTCGTGGAGGAGCCCGGGACGACGGACTGGGCCGGGTTCGAGGTGCAGCGCAAGCAGGGACACATCGTCGCGGTGTTCGTACGGCCCGAGGAGCGCGGCAGCGGGCTGACCGAGGTGCTGTTCGACGCGGCCCTGGAGTGGTCGTGGGCGCAGGGGCTCGAGCGGGTGCGGCTCATCGTGCACGAGGACAACGGGCGGGCGCAGCGGTTCTATCGGCGGGCGGGGTTCGTGCCGAGCGGGGTGACGGTGCCGCTCGGGGACGCGGGGGAGCGGGAGTTGGAGTTCGTGCTCGAGCGGGAGTGA